Proteins from one Hydrogenophaga sp. SL48 genomic window:
- the bioA gene encoding adenosylmethionine--8-amino-7-oxononanoate transaminase produces MSANAAWRQRSLAAVWHPCTQMKLHAPEGVALPLIPVARAEGVWLHDHEGRRYLDAISSWWVNLFGHNHPAIRAALIHQLHTLDHVMLAGFTHGPVVELSERLAALTGLGHAFYGSDGASATEIALKMSAHHWRNAGKAEKCRFVGVAGGYHGETVGALAVTDIALFREAYAPLVRLAATVPSPDARQAAPGETPADVAERAAAALGDWLAAHAHETAAVIIEPLIQCAAGMAMHDPVYLQRARELCDLHQVHLVLDEIAVGFGRTGTLFAHQQAGIRPDFLCLSKGLTGGTLPLSVVLTTDAVYAAFYDDQVARGFLHSHSYTGNPLACRAALATLDLFEQTDALRQNLGTSERLAAQFAPISNHTRVRHARRQGMVFAWDVTSSLPDFGRRYARHALEQGLLLRPIGHTLYAMPPYVIDEAEGELLARGALAALEATLAEETGPVPVSGVPDGV; encoded by the coding sequence GTGTCGGCCAACGCCGCCTGGCGCCAGCGCAGCCTGGCCGCCGTGTGGCACCCCTGCACCCAGATGAAGCTGCACGCGCCCGAGGGTGTGGCTCTGCCGCTGATTCCCGTGGCGCGGGCCGAGGGCGTGTGGCTGCACGACCACGAAGGCCGGCGCTACCTCGACGCGATCAGCTCCTGGTGGGTCAACCTGTTCGGCCACAACCACCCGGCGATCCGCGCCGCGCTCATTCACCAGCTGCACACGCTGGACCACGTGATGCTGGCCGGCTTCACCCACGGGCCGGTGGTCGAGCTGTCCGAGCGCCTGGCCGCGCTCACCGGCCTGGGCCATGCTTTCTATGGCAGCGACGGCGCCAGCGCCACCGAGATCGCGCTGAAGATGAGTGCCCACCACTGGCGCAACGCGGGCAAGGCGGAAAAATGCCGGTTCGTCGGCGTGGCCGGGGGCTACCACGGCGAGACCGTGGGCGCGCTGGCCGTGACCGACATCGCGCTGTTCCGCGAAGCCTACGCGCCGCTGGTGCGCCTGGCCGCCACCGTGCCCAGCCCTGACGCGCGGCAGGCCGCGCCCGGCGAAACCCCGGCCGACGTGGCCGAGCGGGCCGCCGCCGCCCTGGGCGACTGGCTGGCCGCGCACGCTCACGAAACCGCCGCGGTGATCATCGAGCCGCTGATCCAGTGCGCCGCCGGCATGGCCATGCACGACCCCGTGTACCTGCAGCGCGCGCGCGAGCTTTGCGACCTGCACCAGGTGCACCTGGTGCTCGACGAGATCGCTGTCGGCTTCGGCCGCACCGGCACGCTGTTCGCGCATCAGCAGGCGGGCATCCGACCCGACTTTCTCTGCCTCTCCAAAGGCCTGACCGGTGGCACGCTGCCGCTGTCGGTGGTGCTCACCACCGACGCGGTGTACGCCGCGTTCTACGACGATCAGGTGGCGCGCGGCTTCCTGCACTCGCACAGCTACACCGGCAACCCGCTGGCCTGCCGCGCCGCGCTGGCCACGCTGGACCTGTTTGAGCAGACCGACGCGCTGCGCCAGAACCTGGGCACCAGCGAGCGGCTGGCCGCGCAGTTCGCGCCGATCTCCAACCACACGCGTGTGCGCCACGCGCGACGCCAGGGCATGGTCTTCGCGTGGGACGTGACCAGCAGCCTGCCCGACTTCGGCCGCCGCTACGCCCGCCACGCGCTGGAGCAGGGGCTGCTGCTGCGCCCCATCGGCCACACGCTCTACGCCATGCCGCCCTATGTGATCGACGAGGCCGAGGGCGAGTTGCTGGCCCGGGGCGCACTGGCCGCGCTCGAAGCCACGCTGGCCGAAGAAACCGGCCCGGTGCCGGTGAGTGGGGTGCCCGATGGCGTTTGA
- the panD gene encoding aspartate 1-decarboxylase, translating into MFRTLLKSKIHRATVTHCELHYEGSCGIDEDLLEASNIRPNEQVHIWNVNNGERFITYAIKSPRGSGIISLNGSAARRASVGDLVIIAAFGMVHEDKLDEVIPKLVFPDAANRIVETRSEPAGPQAGDPVILPLGAEL; encoded by the coding sequence ATGTTCCGCACCCTGCTGAAATCCAAAATCCACCGCGCCACCGTCACCCACTGCGAGCTGCACTACGAAGGCTCCTGCGGCATCGACGAAGACCTGCTGGAGGCGAGCAACATCCGCCCCAACGAACAGGTGCACATCTGGAACGTCAACAACGGCGAACGGTTCATCACCTACGCCATCAAGTCGCCACGCGGCAGCGGCATCATCTCGCTCAATGGCTCGGCCGCCCGGCGCGCCAGCGTGGGCGACCTGGTGATCATCGCGGCCTTCGGCATGGTGCACGAAGACAAGCTCGACGAGGTGATCCCCAAGCTGGTGTTTCCCGACGCCGCCAACCGCATCGTCGAGACTCGCAGTGAGCCCGCCGGTCCGCAGGCCGGCGACCCGGTCATCCTGCCCCTGGGCGCCGAGCTTTGA
- the bioB gene encoding biotin synthase BioB yields MTTDTTLLPSTEQTLHFHAPRKAAAPSVEAHQQAWSVAEVQALLGLPLPELMHRAQTVHREHHDPTEMELATLLSIKTGGCPEDCGYCPQSVHHETGVEATKMMTPEAVREAVLGAKAAGASRFCMGAAWRAPNDRDLEKVEELVRVIKDEGLEACCTLGMLTGDQAQRLKGAGLDYYNHNLDTAPELYGDIITTRDYQDRLDTLGHVRGAGIHVCSGGIVGMGESRTGRAGLIAQLANLAPYPESVPINHLVKVPGTPLADEPDLDPLEFVRTVAVARITMPKAKVRLSAGRRQMGESTQVLCFLAGANSIFYGDKLLVTGNPDVEADQDLLTRVGMHTTRAHA; encoded by the coding sequence ATGACGACCGACACCACCCTGCTGCCTTCCACCGAGCAGACCCTGCATTTCCACGCCCCGCGCAAAGCCGCGGCGCCGTCGGTTGAGGCCCACCAGCAGGCCTGGTCGGTGGCCGAGGTGCAGGCCCTGCTGGGCCTGCCGTTGCCCGAGCTGATGCACCGCGCCCAGACCGTGCACCGCGAGCACCACGACCCCACCGAGATGGAGCTGGCCACGCTGCTGTCGATCAAGACCGGTGGCTGCCCGGAAGACTGCGGTTACTGCCCACAGTCGGTGCACCACGAGACCGGCGTGGAAGCCACCAAGATGATGACGCCCGAGGCCGTGCGCGAAGCCGTGCTCGGCGCCAAGGCGGCCGGCGCCTCGCGCTTCTGCATGGGCGCGGCCTGGCGGGCGCCCAACGACCGCGACCTGGAGAAGGTGGAAGAGCTGGTGCGCGTGATCAAGGACGAGGGCCTGGAGGCCTGCTGCACCCTGGGCATGCTCACGGGTGACCAGGCGCAACGCCTCAAGGGCGCGGGCCTGGACTACTACAACCACAACCTGGACACCGCGCCCGAGCTGTACGGCGACATCATCACCACGCGCGACTACCAGGACCGCCTGGACACCCTGGGCCACGTGCGCGGGGCCGGCATCCATGTCTGCAGCGGCGGCATCGTGGGCATGGGCGAGTCCCGCACCGGGCGCGCCGGCCTGATCGCGCAGCTGGCCAACCTGGCGCCGTACCCCGAGTCGGTGCCGATCAACCACCTGGTCAAGGTGCCGGGCACGCCGCTGGCCGACGAGCCCGACCTCGACCCGCTGGAGTTCGTGCGCACGGTCGCCGTGGCCCGCATCACCATGCCCAAAGCCAAGGTGCGCCTGTCGGCGGGGCGCCGGCAGATGGGCGAATCGACCCAGGTGCTGTGCTTCCTGGCCGGGGCCAACTCCATCTTCTACGGCGACAAGCTGCTGGTGACCGGCAACCCCGACGTGGAGGCCGACCAGGACCTGCTGACCCGCGTGGGCATGCACACCACGCGCGCGCACGCCTGA
- the bluB gene encoding 5,6-dimethylbenzimidazole synthase gives MTQATTPDQAFSPAERDAVYRAIFERRDMRHFAGGTVAPERMRRLLTAAHHAPSVGFMQPWRFLRVASPALRSGLQALVEQERVLTAQALGERGGEFMRLKVEGLMDAAEVWVVALAEGRERHVFGRRTLPQMDLASTACAIQNLWLAARAEGLGMGWVSLFDPVAVAALLGMPDGAEPVAVLCIGPVHRFDEEPLLQRQRWAQRCALDNILFENAWGQPLGTRESVTG, from the coding sequence GTGACCCAGGCGACCACCCCCGACCAGGCTTTCTCCCCGGCCGAGCGCGATGCCGTGTACCGCGCCATCTTCGAGCGCCGCGACATGCGCCACTTCGCCGGCGGAACGGTCGCGCCCGAGCGGATGCGCCGCCTGCTCACCGCCGCGCACCACGCGCCCAGCGTGGGCTTCATGCAGCCCTGGCGCTTCCTGCGCGTGGCCTCGCCCGCGCTGCGCAGCGGGCTGCAGGCGCTGGTGGAGCAGGAGCGCGTGTTGACCGCGCAGGCGCTGGGCGAGCGGGGTGGCGAATTCATGCGCCTGAAGGTCGAGGGCCTGATGGACGCGGCCGAGGTCTGGGTGGTGGCGCTGGCCGAGGGGCGCGAGCGCCATGTGTTTGGCCGCCGGACCCTGCCGCAGATGGACCTTGCCTCGACCGCCTGCGCCATCCAGAACCTCTGGCTGGCCGCGCGCGCCGAAGGGCTGGGCATGGGCTGGGTCTCGCTGTTCGACCCGGTGGCCGTGGCGGCGCTGCTGGGCATGCCCGACGGGGCCGAGCCCGTGGCCGTGTTGTGCATCGGGCCGGTGCACCGGTTCGACGAAGAACCCCTGCTCCAGCGGCAGCGCTGGGCCCAGCGCTGCGCATTGGACAATATCCTGTTTGAAAACGCCTGGGGCCAGCCCCTGGGCACCCGCGAATCGGTGACGGGGTGA
- a CDS encoding DUF1636 domain-containing protein translates to MTELIICTTCRPAGVPRDQRAPGDLLFEAVQAEQAFGEQPEWAAVRVRGVACTAGCSRACTVAFQAPGKHSYQFGDLAPAEGVARQLLDCAVMHHRAPDGNLARDARPPLLRNGILCRLPPTVVTVGEAP, encoded by the coding sequence ATGACCGAACTCATCATCTGCACCACCTGCCGCCCCGCCGGGGTCCCGCGCGACCAGCGTGCCCCTGGCGACCTCCTGTTCGAAGCGGTGCAGGCCGAACAGGCCTTCGGCGAGCAGCCCGAATGGGCGGCCGTGCGCGTGCGTGGCGTGGCCTGCACCGCCGGCTGCTCGCGCGCCTGCACCGTGGCCTTCCAGGCACCGGGCAAACACAGCTACCAGTTCGGCGACCTCGCACCCGCCGAGGGCGTTGCCCGGCAGCTGCTCGACTGCGCCGTGATGCACCACCGGGCGCCCGATGGCAACCTCGCCCGCGATGCGCGCCCACCGCTGTTGCGCAACGGCATCCTGTGCCGCCTGCCGCCCACCGTGGTTACCGTTGGAGAAGCCCCATGA
- a CDS encoding vWA domain-containing protein, protein MPGLRRWSSTNPGAKPQLAQTGALASTAAAGRIDWCRTLVHKGPAALHRDHLRWVRRPAEVPTLHLIALDNSGSMRHGGRLARAKGFAAHLIDDAARAGDQVGLVLFGGQGVQSLLSPTPARRSALGRIQPLGGGGGTPLRAGLRQVQTELLAHRRRHGGGRRLLWLLTDGRSLEQPDAPSAADHIVIVNFDDPVRPLGRCPAWATAWGAELRQPGTP, encoded by the coding sequence GTGCCTGGCCTGCGGCGGTGGTCATCCACGAACCCCGGTGCCAAGCCGCAACTGGCGCAGACCGGTGCGCTGGCCAGCACCGCGGCGGCGGGCCGCATCGACTGGTGCCGCACCCTGGTCCACAAAGGCCCCGCCGCGTTGCACCGAGACCACCTGCGGTGGGTGCGGCGGCCCGCCGAGGTGCCGACCCTGCACCTGATCGCGCTGGACAATTCCGGCTCGATGCGGCACGGCGGCCGGCTGGCGCGCGCCAAGGGGTTTGCGGCGCACCTCATCGACGACGCGGCACGCGCCGGCGACCAGGTGGGTCTGGTGCTGTTCGGTGGGCAAGGGGTGCAAAGCCTGCTGTCGCCCACACCGGCGCGGCGCTCGGCGCTGGGGCGCATCCAGCCGCTGGGCGGAGGCGGTGGCACGCCGCTGCGGGCCGGGCTGCGCCAGGTGCAGACCGAACTCCTGGCCCACCGGCGGCGTCACGGTGGCGGGCGCCGCCTGCTGTGGCTGCTCACCGACGGACGCAGCCTGGAGCAGCCGGACGCTCCCTCGGCGGCCGACCACATCGTGATCGTCAACTTCGACGACCCTGTTCGCCCCCTGGGGCGCTGCCCGGCCTGGGCCACGGCCTGGGGCGCGGAGCTGCGCCAGCCAGGAACCCCCTGA
- a CDS encoding ATP-binding protein gives MNTTDTTLPELQTASPAVYPFAALIGHAELRQALLLAAVDPGMGGVLISGPRGTAKSTAARALAALLPGAPFVSLPLAASVEQLVGTLNLEDVLRDGRVRLAPGLLARAHGGVLYVDEVNLLPDALVDALLDAAASGVNTVERDGVSRQHPARFVLIGTMNPEEGELRPQLLDRFGLSVVLENPADHGLRQSIVRARLDFDLDPQALLRRAATEQAALVAQVVAAREALPAVDWSDAVLAHATALALRAGVDGVRGDLVLLKAARARAVLAGRRQVTLADVDALAELALGHRRSASAPQRPTPPRTAADPASAPGAGSAPDHSPSGAEGDWGALPPQPEGLERVRGTGGPVEKKA, from the coding sequence ATGAACACCACCGACACCACACTCCCCGAGCTGCAGACCGCCAGCCCTGCGGTCTATCCCTTTGCGGCCCTGATCGGCCACGCCGAGCTGCGCCAGGCGCTGCTGCTGGCGGCGGTGGACCCTGGCATGGGCGGAGTGCTCATCAGTGGTCCGCGGGGCACGGCCAAATCGACCGCGGCCCGCGCCCTGGCGGCCCTGCTGCCCGGTGCACCGTTTGTCAGCCTGCCGCTGGCCGCCAGCGTGGAGCAGCTCGTGGGCACGCTCAACCTGGAGGACGTGCTGCGCGACGGCCGCGTGCGGCTGGCCCCGGGGCTGCTGGCCCGTGCCCACGGCGGTGTGCTGTACGTGGACGAAGTCAACCTGCTGCCCGACGCGCTGGTCGATGCCCTGCTCGACGCGGCGGCCAGCGGCGTCAACACCGTCGAGCGCGACGGTGTCTCGCGCCAGCATCCGGCGCGTTTCGTGTTGATCGGCACCATGAACCCGGAAGAGGGCGAGCTGCGCCCCCAGCTGCTCGACCGGTTCGGGCTGTCGGTGGTGCTGGAGAACCCCGCCGATCACGGGCTGCGCCAGTCCATCGTCCGTGCGCGCCTGGACTTTGACCTGGATCCACAAGCCCTGCTGCGGCGCGCGGCCACCGAACAGGCCGCGCTGGTGGCGCAGGTGGTCGCTGCGCGCGAGGCCCTGCCCGCGGTGGACTGGAGCGACGCGGTGCTGGCGCACGCCACCGCGCTGGCCCTGCGCGCCGGGGTGGACGGTGTGCGAGGGGACCTGGTGCTGCTCAAGGCCGCGCGTGCCCGCGCCGTGCTGGCGGGACGGCGCCAGGTGACGCTCGCGGACGTCGACGCCCTGGCCGAGCTGGCCCTGGGCCACCGGCGTTCGGCGTCGGCCCCGCAGCGCCCCACGCCCCCGCGCACGGCGGCCGACCCCGCATCCGCCCCCGGCGCCGGGTCGGCGCCGGACCATTCACCGTCGGGCGCCGAAGGCGACTGGGGGGCCTTGCCCCCGCAGCCCGAAGGCCTGGAGCGTGTTCGCGGGACCGGAGGGCCTGTCGAAAAAAAAGCCTGA
- the cobN gene encoding cobaltochelatase subunit CobN, whose product MHLLSTRPGGHVEDGGQGVVRVSQTPGDIVVLTVADTTLSLLADAVAALPPDFPTVRLANLMWLRQPASMDMYVDDVLRHARVVVIDHLGSPADWAYVVEQATSLARRQGQWLALFSGEQQEDPQLLLRGTAAVADSRCLWQCLREGGRDNARTFFDLIAHRALGLGALPAPPQPMPPVVRYRPARPLPWLAQAPVALLLFYRAHAQSGNTAGFDAQMAALHAAGVNPLALALDSLKSPASLATVQALAAEHAVDVVLNATSFAVGAMGDDGADGVDAPLLAGDAPVLQLITAGCAREQWQADPHGLQPRDLAMQVVLPEVDGRIGTRAISFKGVAWRCERSQVDVVRYQPEADRVAFVAELARRWCALRRTPPADLRLALVLANYPNDDARLGNGVGLDTPASVVGILRALQAEGCATGELPAHGDALMARLIEGVTHKLDANDHRPVGQSLSMADYLVDFGALAPERQAEVNALWGTPDQDPMLRSGRFMVPGLRVGRVFVGLQPARGRDLDLVATYHDADLVPPHNYLAFYFWLRRVWRADALVHVGKHGNLEWLPGKSVALGAGCWPDAILGPLPHLYPFIVNDPGEGSQAKRRTQAVIIDHLMPPLTRAETYGPLQVLERQMDEYCEAISLDPRRATKLRQSILDHVIANGLHADLGFEAPADEAARQRLLARLDAYLCEIKESQIRDGLHVFGRSPEGRQRSDTLLALARFPRGKGQGQASLLQAMAHDLGLDGFDPLDPDWNQPWTGPRPAALAVLGDEAWRHAGHTRDRLERLATRLLDGGERLDRARWPLTAPVLDEVHERLAPRLDACGEQEMTQLLRGLRGRFVPPGPSGAPSRGRPDVLPTGRNFYAVDTRAVPTPTAYAMGALAAERLIERHLQDHGTFPASIGLSVWGTSTMRTGGEDVAQAMALLGVRPKWAPGSGRVVDIEVLPMAMRHRPRVDVTLRISGFFRDAFPNLIDLFDTAVKAVAAIAPEDEPDDVNPVRGRVGREAAEARAQGLSEAASLRQASWRVFGPRPGGYGAGVMDVINSGRWEGADDIAQAYLRAGAFAYGQDEHGAAARASFERCVGDLDVVLQNQDNREHDILDSGDYYQFQGGMAAAVQHLSGQAAALYHGDFSTPGVPHIRSLGEELARVVRARVVNPKWIAGVQRHGYKGAFEMAATVDFLFGFDATTGLVGDHQYALVADAYVHDSANRAFLEQHNPQALRSIGERLLEAMQRGLWQDPREHRERIEQTLLALEHRLETQGEGPTT is encoded by the coding sequence ATGCACCTGCTCTCGACCCGACCCGGCGGCCATGTGGAAGACGGTGGCCAGGGCGTGGTGCGCGTGTCGCAGACGCCGGGCGACATCGTGGTGCTCACCGTGGCCGACACCACGCTGTCGCTGCTGGCCGACGCGGTGGCGGCGCTGCCGCCCGACTTCCCGACCGTGCGCCTGGCCAACCTGATGTGGCTGCGCCAGCCGGCGTCGATGGACATGTACGTGGACGACGTGTTGCGCCACGCGCGGGTGGTCGTGATCGACCACCTCGGGTCGCCGGCCGACTGGGCGTATGTGGTGGAGCAGGCGACCTCGCTGGCGCGCCGGCAGGGTCAGTGGCTGGCCCTGTTTTCTGGCGAGCAGCAGGAAGACCCGCAGCTGCTGTTGCGCGGCACGGCGGCGGTGGCGGACAGCCGTTGTCTCTGGCAATGCCTGCGCGAAGGCGGTCGCGACAACGCGCGGACCTTCTTTGACCTGATCGCGCACCGGGCCCTGGGGCTGGGAGCCCTGCCGGCGCCACCGCAGCCCATGCCCCCGGTGGTTCGCTACCGGCCGGCCCGGCCACTGCCCTGGCTGGCGCAGGCCCCGGTGGCGCTGCTGCTGTTTTACCGGGCCCACGCGCAGTCGGGCAACACGGCGGGGTTCGATGCGCAGATGGCGGCGCTGCACGCGGCAGGCGTGAACCCGCTGGCCCTGGCGCTGGATTCGCTCAAGTCGCCCGCTTCACTGGCCACCGTGCAGGCCCTGGCCGCCGAGCACGCGGTCGACGTGGTGCTCAACGCCACCAGCTTTGCCGTGGGTGCCATGGGCGATGACGGTGCCGACGGGGTGGACGCGCCGCTGCTGGCGGGCGATGCGCCGGTGCTGCAGCTGATCACCGCCGGCTGCGCGCGCGAGCAGTGGCAGGCCGACCCGCATGGCCTGCAGCCGCGCGACCTGGCCATGCAGGTGGTGCTGCCCGAGGTGGACGGCCGCATCGGCACCCGGGCCATCAGCTTCAAGGGTGTGGCCTGGCGCTGCGAGCGCTCGCAGGTGGATGTGGTGCGCTACCAGCCGGAAGCGGACCGCGTCGCTTTCGTCGCCGAGCTGGCCCGGCGCTGGTGCGCCTTGCGCCGCACCCCGCCGGCCGATCTGCGGCTGGCGCTGGTGCTGGCCAACTACCCCAACGACGACGCCCGCCTGGGCAACGGCGTGGGTCTGGACACGCCGGCCTCGGTGGTGGGCATCCTGCGGGCGCTGCAGGCCGAGGGTTGCGCCACGGGCGAACTGCCGGCGCACGGCGACGCGCTGATGGCGCGCCTGATCGAGGGCGTGACCCACAAGCTGGACGCCAACGACCACCGACCGGTGGGCCAGAGCCTGTCCATGGCCGACTATCTGGTCGACTTTGGCGCGCTCGCGCCGGAGCGGCAGGCCGAGGTGAATGCCCTGTGGGGGACGCCTGATCAGGACCCGATGCTGCGCAGCGGCCGCTTCATGGTGCCCGGGCTGCGCGTGGGCCGGGTGTTCGTGGGCCTGCAGCCGGCGCGCGGGCGCGACCTGGACCTGGTGGCCACCTACCACGACGCCGACCTGGTGCCGCCGCACAATTACCTGGCCTTCTACTTCTGGCTGCGCCGCGTCTGGCGCGCCGACGCCCTGGTGCACGTGGGCAAACACGGCAACCTGGAGTGGCTGCCGGGCAAGAGCGTGGCGCTGGGCGCCGGGTGCTGGCCCGACGCGATCCTCGGGCCGCTGCCCCACCTGTACCCCTTCATCGTCAACGATCCCGGCGAGGGCAGCCAGGCCAAGCGGCGCACGCAGGCGGTGATCATCGACCACCTGATGCCGCCGCTGACGCGGGCCGAAACCTATGGGCCGCTGCAGGTGCTGGAGCGGCAGATGGACGAGTACTGCGAGGCCATTTCGCTGGATCCGCGCCGCGCCACGAAACTGCGCCAATCCATCCTGGACCATGTGATTGCCAATGGCCTGCACGCCGACCTGGGCTTCGAGGCGCCGGCCGATGAGGCCGCGCGCCAGCGCCTGCTGGCGCGGCTGGACGCCTACCTGTGCGAGATCAAGGAATCGCAGATCCGCGACGGCCTGCACGTGTTCGGCCGCTCGCCCGAAGGTCGCCAACGTAGCGACACCCTGCTGGCGCTGGCCCGGTTCCCGCGCGGCAAAGGGCAGGGGCAGGCCAGCCTGCTGCAGGCCATGGCCCACGACTTGGGGCTGGACGGTTTCGACCCGCTCGACCCCGACTGGAACCAGCCCTGGACCGGTCCGCGTCCCGCGGCATTGGCGGTGCTGGGTGATGAGGCCTGGCGCCACGCAGGCCACACCCGCGACCGGCTGGAGCGGCTGGCCACCCGCCTGTTGGACGGCGGCGAGCGCCTGGACCGCGCCCGGTGGCCGCTCACCGCGCCGGTGCTGGACGAGGTGCACGAGCGGCTCGCGCCCCGGCTCGACGCCTGCGGCGAGCAGGAAATGACCCAGCTGCTGCGCGGCCTGCGAGGCCGGTTCGTGCCACCCGGACCGAGCGGCGCGCCTTCGCGCGGGCGGCCCGACGTGCTGCCGACCGGGCGCAATTTTTACGCGGTGGACACGCGCGCCGTGCCCACGCCCACCGCGTACGCCATGGGCGCGCTGGCGGCCGAGCGTTTGATCGAGCGCCACCTGCAGGACCACGGCACCTTCCCCGCCTCCATCGGCTTGTCGGTCTGGGGCACCAGCACCATGCGCACCGGCGGTGAGGACGTTGCGCAGGCCATGGCCCTGCTGGGCGTGCGGCCCAAGTGGGCGCCGGGCAGCGGGCGCGTGGTGGACATCGAGGTGCTGCCCATGGCGATGCGCCACCGCCCACGGGTGGACGTGACCCTGCGCATCTCGGGCTTCTTCCGCGACGCCTTCCCGAACCTGATCGACCTGTTCGACACGGCGGTCAAGGCGGTGGCGGCCATCGCCCCGGAGGACGAGCCCGACGACGTCAACCCGGTGCGGGGTCGCGTGGGGCGCGAGGCGGCCGAGGCGCGCGCCCAGGGGCTGTCCGAAGCGGCCTCGCTGCGGCAGGCCAGCTGGCGCGTGTTCGGGCCGCGCCCGGGCGGTTACGGCGCCGGCGTGATGGACGTGATCAACAGCGGGCGCTGGGAAGGCGCGGACGACATCGCCCAGGCCTACCTGCGCGCGGGCGCCTTCGCCTATGGCCAGGACGAACACGGGGCGGCCGCGCGCGCGAGTTTCGAGCGCTGCGTGGGCGACCTCGATGTGGTGCTGCAGAACCAGGACAACCGCGAACACGACATCCTCGACTCGGGCGACTACTACCAGTTCCAGGGCGGCATGGCCGCCGCGGTGCAGCACCTCAGCGGTCAGGCTGCCGCGCTCTACCACGGCGACTTCAGCACCCCTGGCGTGCCCCACATCCGCAGCCTGGGCGAAGAGCTGGCGCGTGTGGTGCGCGCCCGCGTGGTCAACCCCAAGTGGATCGCGGGCGTGCAGCGCCACGGCTACAAGGGCGCCTTCGAGATGGCGGCGACGGTGGACTTCCTGTTCGGCTTTGACGCCACCACCGGCCTGGTGGGCGACCACCAGTACGCGCTGGTCGCCGACGCGTATGTGCACGACAGCGCCAACCGCGCCTTTCTGGAACAACACAACCCGCAGGCCCTGCGCAGCATCGGTGAGCGCCTGCTCGAAGCCATGCAGCGTGGCCTGTGGCAAGACCCGCGCGAGCACCGGGAGCGCATCGAGCAGACCCTGCTGGCGCTGGAGCACCGCCTGGAAACCCAGGGCGAAGGACCCACGACATGA
- the cobW gene encoding cobalamin biosynthesis protein CobW, which translates to MNLQKIPATIVTGFLGSGKTTLLRKLLTNAQGRRIAVIVNEFGELGIDGELLRGCGIGCDENGDDNGQLFELANGCLCCTVQEEFAPVMEQLAARRDQIDHLVIETSGLALPKPLVQAFQWPALRNAFTVDAVVTVVDAPAVAAGDFADDPVAVDAQRRADDNLDHESPLHELFEDQLATADLVIVHKVDGMDPAALDAVEATVRAEAPAGVKLVRASHGDVPLDVLLGLQRAVEDVIDDRKTHHDEEEDHDHDAFDSVSMGLDVTDRARLIAALKALVQRHQIYRVKGFVALPGAAMRLVVQGVGQRFDSHFDRAWRADEPRATRLVLIGDHLDAAGLRAELQAALA; encoded by the coding sequence ATGAATCTCCAGAAAATTCCCGCCACCATCGTCACCGGCTTTCTCGGCAGTGGCAAAACCACGCTGCTGCGCAAGCTGCTCACCAACGCCCAGGGTCGTCGCATCGCGGTCATCGTCAATGAATTTGGCGAGCTGGGCATTGACGGCGAGCTGCTGCGCGGGTGCGGCATCGGCTGCGATGAGAACGGCGACGACAACGGCCAGCTGTTCGAGCTGGCCAACGGCTGCCTGTGCTGCACCGTGCAGGAAGAGTTTGCGCCCGTGATGGAACAGCTCGCCGCCCGCCGCGACCAGATCGACCACCTCGTCATCGAGACCTCGGGCCTGGCGCTCCCAAAGCCGCTGGTGCAGGCGTTTCAGTGGCCCGCGCTGCGCAACGCCTTCACCGTGGACGCGGTGGTCACCGTGGTGGACGCGCCCGCGGTGGCGGCCGGTGATTTTGCGGACGACCCGGTGGCGGTGGACGCCCAGCGCCGCGCCGACGACAACCTCGACCACGAGTCCCCATTGCACGAGTTGTTCGAGGACCAGCTGGCCACGGCCGATCTGGTCATCGTGCACAAGGTCGATGGCATGGACCCGGCGGCGCTCGATGCCGTGGAAGCCACCGTGCGCGCCGAGGCACCTGCGGGTGTGAAGCTGGTGCGCGCGTCGCACGGCGACGTGCCGCTGGACGTGCTGCTGGGCCTGCAGCGCGCGGTGGAAGACGTGATCGACGATCGCAAGACCCACCACGACGAGGAAGAAGACCATGACCACGACGCCTTCGACTCGGTGTCGATGGGGCTGGACGTGACCGACCGCGCCAGGCTGATCGCGGCGCTGAAGGCGCTGGTGCAGCGCCATCAAATCTACCGCGTCAAGGGCTTTGTGGCGCTGCCCGGTGCCGCCATGCGCCTGGTGGTGCAGGGCGTGGGCCAGCGCTTTGACAGCCACTTCGACCGCGCCTGGCGCGCCGACGAGCCGCGCGCGACCCGCCTGGTGCTGATCGGCGACCACCTCGACGCCGCCGGCCTGCGGGCCGAGCTCCAGGCCGCGCTGGCCTGA